From a single Fusobacterium sp. IOR10 genomic region:
- the ade gene encoding adenine deaminase, translating to MNKIERRNLIKASLGLLNSTLKLENANLINVFSGEIYLANIYIYKEFIVDVVQCSKDKNKPADKIINLKGKYLAPGFIDSHMHIESTHLTPYNFAQIAIPKGTTTVIADPHEIVNVLGEEGLDYMLQASENLPMNQYFLIPSCVPSVLNLENSGAVVGAKDIEKWLNKDRILGLGEIMDFLGVINCEERMEDIIDVAYQKGKFLQGHAPGLTDEKLSAYLCGGPVSCHETRDGFKGIEKIRKGMFVDARESSMSKNITSIVENILSKGLKSPRNFTLCTDDREPKDIIENGHINNCLKIAVKAGLDPIEAIRAVTINPAQEVGLEKLGAVAPGYFADMVVFDNLKDFNVEKTFYRGELVSEFGEMKKLIEKKELEIEKRNTVYISNISEEQLKIRTPKREGIIKIKGIYYEDTKRTFTRLKEFQVPVKDYFVDLSSTELNFVAIINRHKGNSNISLGIVENFTMRKGAVGTTYSHDSHNMTIIYKDPKDALVIANRLKEIGGGVVIGENGIIKDEVNFPIAGMLSNENAYDTGKNIERINLLLKDMGLECDSPITRPSSLALIVIPEVKISDVGIIDVSNKKIIEQF from the coding sequence ATGAATAAAATTGAAAGAAGAAATTTAATAAAAGCATCCCTTGGGTTATTAAATAGCACATTAAAATTAGAAAATGCAAATTTGATCAATGTTTTTTCAGGGGAAATATACTTAGCAAACATATATATTTATAAAGAATTTATTGTTGATGTGGTTCAGTGTTCAAAGGATAAAAATAAACCAGCAGATAAAATAATAAATTTAAAGGGAAAATATTTAGCTCCAGGATTTATAGATTCTCATATGCATATAGAAAGTACTCATTTAACTCCATATAATTTTGCTCAAATAGCAATTCCAAAAGGTACAACTACTGTAATTGCAGATCCCCATGAGATAGTTAATGTTTTAGGGGAAGAAGGACTAGACTATATGTTGCAAGCATCTGAAAATTTACCTATGAATCAATATTTTTTAATTCCTTCCTGTGTTCCATCTGTTTTAAATTTAGAAAATTCAGGGGCAGTTGTAGGGGCAAAGGATATTGAAAAATGGTTAAATAAGGATAGAATTTTAGGTCTTGGAGAAATTATGGACTTTTTGGGAGTTATTAATTGTGAAGAAAGAATGGAAGATATAATAGATGTTGCTTACCAAAAGGGGAAATTTTTACAAGGTCATGCTCCAGGACTGACAGATGAAAAACTATCAGCTTATTTATGTGGAGGACCAGTTTCTTGTCATGAAACAAGGGATGGTTTCAAAGGCATAGAAAAAATAAGAAAGGGAATGTTTGTTGATGCTAGGGAAAGTTCAATGTCAAAAAATATAACTTCAATAGTTGAAAATATTTTAAGTAAGGGTCTTAAATCTCCTAGAAATTTTACCCTTTGTACAGACGATAGGGAACCTAAAGATATTATAGAAAATGGACATATAAATAATTGTTTGAAAATTGCTGTAAAGGCTGGATTAGATCCAATTGAAGCAATAAGAGCAGTAACTATTAACCCAGCTCAAGAGGTTGGGCTAGAAAAGTTAGGGGCAGTGGCTCCTGGTTATTTTGCAGATATGGTTGTTTTTGATAATTTAAAGGATTTTAATGTTGAAAAAACTTTTTATAGGGGAGAATTAGTTTCTGAATTTGGAGAAATGAAAAAATTAATAGAAAAAAAAGAATTGGAAATAGAAAAAAGAAATACAGTTTATATTTCAAATATAAGTGAAGAACAATTAAAGATAAGAACTCCTAAAAGGGAAGGGATTATTAAAATAAAGGGTATTTACTATGAGGATACTAAGAGAACTTTTACAAGATTAAAGGAATTTCAAGTTCCAGTAAAGGATTATTTTGTTGATTTATCTTCAACAGAATTAAATTTTGTGGCTATTATTAATAGACATAAGGGAAATAGTAATATTTCACTGGGAATTGTTGAAAATTTTACAATGAGAAAAGGAGCAGTTGGGACTACATATTCTCATGATTCTCACAATATGACAATAATATATAAGGATCCAAAGGATGCTCTAGTTATAGCTAATAGATTAAAAGAAATTGGTGGTGGAGTAGTTATAGGAGAAAATGGAATAATAAAAGATGAGGTTAATTTTCCAATTGCAGGGATGTTATCAAATGAAAATGCCTATGATACAGGAAAAAATATAGAAAGAATAAATTTACTTCTTAAGGACATGGGATTAGAATGCGATAGCCCTATAACAAGGCCAAGTTCCTTAGCTTTAATTGTAATTCCTGAGGTTAAAATAAGTGATGTTGGTATAATTGATGTATCTAACAAAAAAATAATAGAACAATTTTAA
- a CDS encoding P1 family peptidase has protein sequence MKKIKITEIKGVKIGHAQNIKGATGCTVILCQEGGVAGVDVRGGAPASRETELLKSENTVEKVHGIFLSGGSAYGLDAAAGIMEYLEKNKKGFKVRGEIVPIVCGSSLFDLIVGDPKCRPDKKMGYEACLNSEKEEIKEGNVGAGTGASIGKINGIENAMKGGLGIYAIQLGELKVGAVVAVNAFGDVIDIDTNEILAGLLNKEKNKLISTEEEMYSQYENLSKDTFSGNTTIGCIITNAKLTKAQMNKLASISHNAYAKAISPVQTTVDGDAIFTLTTGEVEVNLDVVGALATKVMGKAINRGILKAKSAYNLKSAEEMRKI, from the coding sequence TTGAAAAAAATAAAAATAACTGAAATAAAGGGAGTAAAAATAGGGCATGCTCAAAATATAAAAGGAGCAACTGGGTGTACAGTAATATTATGCCAAGAGGGTGGAGTTGCAGGGGTAGATGTTAGAGGAGGAGCCCCAGCTTCTAGAGAAACAGAACTTTTAAAGTCAGAAAATACTGTTGAAAAAGTACATGGAATATTTTTAAGCGGTGGAAGCGCCTACGGTCTAGATGCAGCAGCAGGTATAATGGAATACCTAGAAAAAAATAAAAAAGGTTTTAAGGTTAGAGGAGAAATTGTTCCAATTGTTTGTGGTTCATCACTTTTTGATCTAATAGTGGGAGATCCCAAATGTAGACCAGATAAAAAAATGGGTTATGAAGCTTGTTTAAATTCAGAAAAAGAGGAAATTAAAGAAGGTAATGTAGGAGCAGGAACAGGGGCAAGTATAGGTAAAATTAATGGGATAGAAAATGCCATGAAGGGAGGCCTTGGAATTTACGCTATTCAGCTTGGAGAATTAAAAGTTGGAGCTGTGGTGGCGGTAAATGCTTTTGGAGATGTTATAGATATTGATACAAATGAAATTTTAGCAGGTTTATTAAATAAAGAAAAAAACAAATTAATTAGTACAGAGGAAGAGATGTATTCTCAATATGAAAATTTAAGTAAGGATACTTTTAGCGGAAATACAACAATAGGTTGTATTATAACAAATGCTAAATTAACAAAGGCACAAATGAATAAGTTAGCTTCAATTTCTCACAATGCTTATGCTAAAGCAATTTCTCCTGTTCAGACAACAGTGGATGGAGATGCAATTTTCACATTAACAACAGGGGAAGTTGAAGTTAATCTAGATGTTGTAGGTGCGTTAGCTACTAAAGTTATGGGAAAGGCAATAAATAGGGGAATTTTAAAAGCAAAATCAGCATATAACTTAAAATCAGCAGAGGAAATGAGAAAAATCTAA
- a CDS encoding branched-chain amino acid aminotransferase, with protein sequence MDIKLEKSKNLKTKPDESNLGFGKYFTDHMLTMNYTTEKGWHNAQIMPYGPLVLSPASFVLHYAQEVFEGMKAYRTPNNDIQLFRPEMNARRLQSSCERLCIPKIPEDVFLETINSLLDVEKDWVPHVDGTSLYIRPFIFSTEETVGLHTAGNFKFVVILCPVGNYYPEGVNPVKIYVEDTLVRASKGGTGFTKCGGNYAASMLAQVQAEEKGYTQVLWLDGEKRKYVEEVGSMNALFKIDGKIYTSPIDGTVLPGITRDSCLALFKKWGYEVVEEHFSIDFLMEAGRTGRLEEAFGTGTAAVISPIGELFYKGETVIINDFKTGEVTQKLYDTLTDIQWGRAKDPFNWTKKL encoded by the coding sequence ATGGATATTAAACTTGAAAAATCTAAGAATTTGAAAACAAAACCAGATGAAAGTAATTTAGGATTTGGTAAATATTTTACTGACCATATGCTGACTATGAATTATACTACAGAAAAAGGATGGCATAATGCTCAAATAATGCCTTACGGTCCTTTAGTTTTAAGTCCTGCATCCTTTGTTCTTCACTATGCTCAAGAAGTTTTTGAGGGAATGAAAGCTTACAGAACTCCTAACAATGATATACAACTTTTCAGGCCTGAAATGAATGCTAGAAGATTACAAAGTTCTTGTGAAAGACTATGCATTCCTAAAATTCCTGAAGATGTTTTTTTAGAAACTATAAATTCTCTTTTAGATGTTGAAAAAGATTGGGTTCCTCATGTTGATGGAACATCTTTATATATTCGTCCTTTTATTTTCTCAACTGAGGAAACAGTTGGACTTCATACAGCTGGAAATTTCAAATTTGTTGTTATACTTTGTCCTGTTGGTAATTATTATCCTGAGGGAGTTAACCCTGTTAAAATATATGTTGAAGACACACTAGTACGTGCTTCAAAGGGTGGAACAGGATTTACAAAATGTGGTGGAAACTATGCTGCTAGTATGCTTGCTCAAGTTCAAGCTGAGGAAAAAGGATATACACAAGTACTTTGGCTAGATGGAGAAAAAAGAAAATATGTTGAAGAAGTAGGATCTATGAATGCATTGTTTAAAATAGATGGTAAAATTTATACTTCTCCAATTGATGGAACAGTACTTCCTGGAATAACTCGTGATTCTTGTCTTGCACTTTTTAAAAAGTGGGGATATGAAGTTGTTGAAGAACATTTCTCAATAGATTTTCTTATGGAAGCAGGAAGAACTGGAAGGTTAGAAGAAGCTTTTGGAACTGGAACTGCTGCAGTTATATCTCCTATAGGAGAACTTTTCTACAAGGGAGAAACTGTTATTATTAATGATTTTAAAACTGGTGAGGTTACTCAAAAACTTTATGATACTCTTACTGATATCCAATGGGGAAGAGCTAAAGACCCATTTAATTGGACAAAAAAACTATAA
- a CDS encoding NAD(P)/FAD-dependent oxidoreductase: protein MKYDIIFLGGGQAGVFGAYEAVKLNPKLKVLVIDKGRMLKERVCPKETLGKCVNCPTCAIIYGVSGAGAFSDSKFNLDYKVGGDVHKLVSKTIVNDTINYVVNIYKKFGFMEEATGLKYNTAMEEIKRKCIENRIQLVGTPTMHLGTDGSRRLYTKLIDELLEKGVEFKTERDIEELIIEDGKIKGAKCLYKNKMEEYYSDNVLLAMGRSGAHKVMEISHKYGVNCTNGAIDIGVRVEIPDIIMKEINENFYEAKMIYYTKTYRDRMRTFCSNPSGFIAAEKHSDSIVLANGHAYKNKKSKNTNLALLCTKTFTKPFDQPFEYAEAIAKMSSMLTGGKLLLQSYGDLKEGRRSTDEKLERLNIVPTTTDYVAGDISLACPKRILDNVMEFIEAHDKITPGFASSDLLLYFPEIKFRSTRMTLDENMMTNIKGLYAAGDGSGYGSGLNIAAVMGILSVRDMVKKLS from the coding sequence ATGAAGTATGATATAATTTTTTTAGGTGGAGGACAAGCAGGAGTTTTTGGAGCTTACGAAGCTGTAAAATTAAATCCCAAATTAAAAGTATTGGTTATAGATAAAGGAAGAATGCTAAAGGAAAGAGTATGCCCCAAAGAAACATTGGGTAAATGTGTAAATTGTCCCACTTGTGCAATAATTTATGGTGTTAGTGGTGCAGGGGCTTTTTCAGATTCAAAGTTCAATTTAGATTATAAAGTTGGTGGAGATGTTCATAAATTAGTGAGTAAAACCATTGTTAACGATACAATTAATTATGTTGTTAATATTTATAAAAAATTTGGATTTATGGAAGAAGCTACAGGGTTAAAATACAACACGGCTATGGAAGAAATAAAAAGAAAATGTATAGAAAATAGAATTCAATTAGTTGGTACTCCAACAATGCATTTAGGAACTGATGGTTCAAGAAGATTATATACAAAGTTAATAGACGAACTTCTAGAAAAGGGAGTTGAATTTAAAACAGAAAGAGATATAGAGGAATTAATAATAGAAGATGGAAAAATAAAAGGAGCAAAATGCTTATATAAAAATAAAATGGAAGAATATTATTCTGATAATGTTCTCCTTGCAATGGGTAGAAGTGGAGCTCATAAAGTTATGGAAATAAGTCATAAATATGGAGTAAACTGCACTAATGGAGCTATTGATATTGGAGTTAGAGTTGAAATTCCAGATATTATAATGAAAGAGATTAATGAAAATTTTTATGAGGCTAAAATGATTTATTATACAAAAACATATAGGGATAGAATGAGAACTTTTTGTAGTAATCCAAGTGGATTTATAGCAGCAGAAAAACATTCAGATAGTATAGTACTAGCTAATGGTCATGCTTATAAAAATAAAAAATCTAAAAATACAAATTTAGCATTGCTTTGTACAAAAACATTTACAAAACCATTTGATCAACCCTTTGAATATGCAGAAGCTATTGCAAAAATGTCTTCCATGCTCACAGGAGGAAAATTATTACTTCAATCTTATGGAGATTTAAAAGAAGGAAGACGTTCAACAGATGAAAAATTAGAAAGGCTTAATATTGTTCCAACAACTACAGATTATGTTGCTGGGGATATTTCTCTAGCTTGTCCTAAAAGGATATTAGATAATGTAATGGAATTTATTGAAGCTCACGATAAAATAACACCAGGTTTTGCTTCTTCAGATTTATTGTTATATTTTCCAGAAATAAAGTTTAGAAGTACTAGAATGACTTTAGATGAAAATATGATGACAAATATAAAAGGACTATATGCTGCAGGGGATGGGTCAGGGTATGGAAGTGGACTTAATATAGCAGCAGTAATGGGAATTTTATCTGTAAGAGATATGGTAAAGAAATTAAGTTAA
- the yqeH gene encoding ribosome biogenesis GTPase YqeH, which translates to MSKKCVGCGIELQSKDKNKNGYLPKSALENKSNKGKDLYCQRCFKIKNYGEYIPVEMTREDYKKEVQETIKDVKLVLAVFDVIDFEGSFDDEILDILREKDSIVVLNKIDLIPGEKHPSEVADWAKYRLGEEGIAPLDIAIVSSKNTYGISGIYKKINHFYPRGVKVAVLGVTNVGKSSIINRLIGHKIATESKYPGTTLKSSRNKLRNADITLIDTPGLIPEGRFSDLVCEQCNLDIVPTNEISRKTYKEGNDRVIFIGGLVKIRIIGDNELKPIFSVYASKNVSYHDTNLEKAKELMESSRSDIFYPPCENCFEELKKEKIVVKEFEIETGEEMAFKGLAWLSVKRGPLKLEVTYPEKGEIVIRKAFIKPKR; encoded by the coding sequence ATGTCAAAAAAATGTGTTGGGTGTGGAATAGAGCTTCAAAGTAAAGATAAGAATAAAAATGGGTACCTTCCTAAAAGTGCTTTGGAAAATAAAAGTAATAAGGGAAAGGATTTATATTGTCAAAGATGTTTTAAAATTAAAAACTATGGGGAATATATTCCAGTTGAAATGACAAGGGAAGATTATAAAAAGGAAGTTCAAGAAACAATTAAAGATGTGAAATTAGTTTTAGCAGTTTTTGATGTTATTGACTTTGAAGGATCCTTTGATGATGAAATATTAGATATATTAAGGGAAAAGGATTCAATTGTAGTATTAAACAAGATTGATTTAATACCTGGAGAAAAACATCCTTCTGAAGTTGCAGATTGGGCAAAATATAGATTAGGGGAAGAGGGAATAGCTCCTTTGGACATTGCAATAGTTAGTAGTAAAAATACATATGGAATAAGTGGAATATATAAAAAAATAAATCATTTTTATCCAAGGGGAGTAAAGGTTGCTGTACTAGGAGTAACAAATGTAGGGAAATCAAGTATAATAAATAGACTTATTGGGCATAAAATAGCTACTGAATCTAAATATCCAGGAACTACTTTAAAAAGTTCTAGAAATAAATTAAGAAATGCTGATATTACTTTAATAGATACTCCAGGTCTTATACCAGAGGGAAGATTTTCAGATTTAGTTTGTGAACAATGTAATTTAGATATAGTTCCTACAAATGAAATTTCAAGAAAAACTTATAAAGAAGGAAATGACAGGGTAATATTTATAGGAGGGTTAGTAAAAATAAGAATAATAGGTGATAATGAATTGAAACCTATTTTCTCAGTTTATGCTTCAAAAAATGTTAGTTATCATGATACTAATTTAGAAAAAGCAAAGGAATTAATGGAAAGTAGTAGAAGTGATATTTTTTATCCACCATGTGAAAATTGTTTTGAAGAGTTAAAAAAAGAAAAAATAGTTGTGAAAGAATTTGAAATTGAAACAGGTGAAGAAATGGCCTTTAAAGGTTTAGCTTGGTTGTCAGTTAAAAGAGGCCCTTTAAAATTAGAAGTAACTTATCCTGAAAAAGGTGAGATAGTTATAAGAAAGGCATTTATAAAACCAAAAAGATAG
- the hslV gene encoding ATP-dependent protease subunit HslV yields MEQMRATTIIVAKRGKEVAIGGDGQVTLGDTVFKSRAKKIKKIKNYNVLTGFAGGAADSFSLSEKFEKYLELYNGNVKKASVELANEWREDKALRTLDAMLIVASEEDILVLSGNGDIIEPDEDIIAIGSGGNYAYSAGVALLKNTDFSPEKIVLESLKIASSICIYTNSNISVEKI; encoded by the coding sequence ATGGAACAAATGAGAGCAACTACAATAATTGTAGCTAAAAGAGGAAAAGAAGTTGCAATAGGTGGAGATGGACAGGTAACATTGGGAGATACAGTTTTTAAATCAAGGGCTAAAAAAATAAAAAAAATAAAAAATTATAATGTTTTAACAGGTTTTGCAGGGGGAGCAGCAGATTCCTTTTCATTATCTGAAAAATTTGAAAAATATTTGGAACTATATAATGGAAATGTAAAAAAAGCTTCTGTTGAGCTTGCAAATGAATGGAGAGAAGATAAAGCTTTAAGAACTTTAGATGCTATGTTAATTGTAGCTAGTGAGGAAGATATTTTAGTTTTATCTGGAAATGGTGATATAATTGAACCTGATGAGGATATAATAGCAATAGGAAGTGGAGGGAATTATGCCTATTCAGCTGGAGTAGCCCTTTTAAAGAATACTGATTTTAGTCCAGAAAAAATAGTATTAGAATCTTTGAAAATAGCGTCATCAATTTGTATTTATACAAATTCAAATATATCTGTAGAGAAAATTTAA
- a CDS encoding tyrosine-type recombinase/integrase encodes MFQKIIKNFLFYSEFTENKSENTIKSLKKDLEQLEEYLKDNMIENFKDINSVDLRGFIVRLQKNRISKRSMSRKISSIRVFFRYLKDNNIIDKSLAELIVAPSFQVEIPEILSMDEIKKLREIIDTSKCNGIRDRLILEFLFSSGITPMELIMLSEGGIDLEKREAVVKNGKRIRVVFFSETAKKYLELYIEAKKLKYNEKYTKNIIFVNGAGTRLSDRSLRRLLVRYGKKAGIKKEVNPFIFRHTFGAYMLSHGMNINYLKELMGHRNLETTKIYQELIKKPTVLKNLNIN; translated from the coding sequence GTGTTTCAAAAAATCATAAAGAATTTTTTATTTTATTCAGAATTCACGGAAAATAAAAGTGAAAACACAATAAAATCCTTGAAAAAAGATTTAGAGCAGTTGGAAGAATATTTAAAAGATAATATGATTGAAAATTTTAAAGATATAAATTCAGTTGATTTGAGAGGATTTATAGTAAGACTGCAAAAAAATAGAATATCAAAGAGAAGTATGAGTAGAAAAATATCTTCAATTAGAGTATTTTTTAGATATTTAAAAGATAATAATATAATTGATAAAAGTTTAGCAGAACTAATAGTGGCCCCTAGTTTTCAAGTTGAAATTCCAGAGATTTTATCAATGGATGAAATAAAAAAACTAAGAGAGATAATTGATACATCAAAATGTAATGGGATTAGAGATAGATTAATACTAGAATTTTTGTTTTCTTCTGGAATAACTCCAATGGAATTAATAATGTTAAGTGAAGGAGGGATAGATTTAGAAAAACGAGAGGCTGTTGTAAAAAATGGAAAAAGAATCAGGGTAGTTTTCTTTAGTGAAACAGCAAAAAAATATTTAGAATTATATATAGAGGCTAAAAAATTAAAATATAATGAGAAATATACAAAAAATATAATTTTTGTTAATGGGGCAGGAACAAGACTAAGTGATAGATCTCTAAGGAGATTATTAGTTAGATATGGGAAAAAAGCGGGAATAAAAAAAGAAGTAAACCCTTTCATATTTAGACATACATTTGGTGCATATATGTTGTCTCACGGGATGAATATAAATTATTTAAAGGAACTTATGGGACATAGAAATTTAGAAACTACAAAAATATATCAAGAATTAATAAAGAAACCAACAGTACTTAAAAATTTAAATATTAATTGA
- the trmFO gene encoding methylenetetrahydrofolate--tRNA-(uracil(54)-C(5))-methyltransferase (FADH(2)-oxidizing) TrmFO: protein MRKEVIVIGAGLAGSEAAYQLAERGIKVKLYEMRPKISTEAHKTEYFSELVCSNSLGGDHLGNASGLMKEELRRLGSLNTRIADEFKVPAGQALAVDRNLFSEKITNILKHHENIEIINEELKEIPKDKIVLVASGPLTSEALSENIKELTHGEQLYFYDAAAPIVTLASINLDKVYFQSRYDKGDGEYINCPMNEEEYNKFYENLINAERAPLKKFEEEKLFEGCMPVERIATRGIRTLLYGPLKPKGLTNPRTNSRDHAVVQLRQDDKEGRLYNLVGFQTNLKWGEQKRVFSMIPGLENAEFVRYGVMHRNTFIDSTKLLKGSLNLKNNENIYFAGQITGGEGYVCAMATGLMAGINIYNKIMGKEEFILEDLTGIGSIIKYITEEKKNFQPMGPNFGIIRDLEGKRIRDKRERYHKVAKIALEYLDEKIKEIN, encoded by the coding sequence ATGAGAAAGGAAGTAATTGTTATAGGTGCTGGTTTAGCAGGTAGTGAAGCAGCATATCAACTTGCAGAAAGAGGAATAAAAGTTAAGTTATATGAAATGAGACCAAAAATTAGTACAGAGGCCCATAAAACAGAATATTTTTCAGAACTAGTTTGTAGCAATTCTTTAGGGGGAGATCATTTAGGAAATGCCTCAGGGCTTATGAAGGAGGAATTGAGACGTTTAGGTTCACTTAACACGAGAATAGCTGATGAATTTAAAGTCCCTGCAGGACAAGCTCTAGCAGTTGATAGAAATCTTTTTTCTGAAAAAATAACTAACATATTAAAGCATCATGAAAATATAGAAATAATAAATGAAGAATTAAAGGAAATTCCTAAGGATAAAATAGTTTTAGTTGCCAGTGGGCCCTTAACTTCAGAAGCTTTATCAGAAAATATAAAAGAATTAACTCATGGGGAACAGTTATATTTTTATGACGCAGCAGCTCCAATTGTAACATTAGCATCAATAAATTTAGATAAAGTATATTTTCAATCTCGTTATGACAAAGGAGATGGAGAGTATATAAACTGTCCCATGAATGAAGAAGAATATAATAAATTTTATGAAAATTTAATCAATGCAGAAAGAGCTCCACTTAAAAAATTTGAAGAGGAAAAATTATTTGAAGGTTGTATGCCAGTTGAAAGAATAGCAACTAGGGGAATAAGGACTTTATTATATGGACCTTTAAAACCAAAGGGGTTGACTAATCCAAGAACAAATTCTAGGGATCATGCAGTGGTTCAACTTAGACAAGATGATAAAGAGGGAAGATTATATAATTTAGTTGGATTTCAAACTAATTTAAAATGGGGGGAACAAAAAAGAGTTTTCTCAATGATTCCAGGTTTAGAAAATGCAGAATTTGTGAGATATGGTGTAATGCATAGAAATACATTTATTGATTCTACTAAATTATTAAAAGGGAGTTTAAATTTAAAAAATAATGAAAATATTTATTTTGCAGGACAAATAACAGGGGGAGAAGGTTATGTTTGTGCAATGGCCACAGGTTTAATGGCTGGGATTAATATATATAATAAAATTATGGGAAAAGAAGAATTTATACTAGAGGATTTAACTGGTATAGGTTCAATTATAAAATATATAACTGAGGAAAAGAAGAATTTCCAACCAATGGGGCCTAATTTTGGTATAATAAGAGATCTAGAAGGAAAAAGAATCAGAGATAAAAGAGAAAGATATCATAAGGTTGCCAAGATAGCATTGGAATATCTAGATGAAAAAATTAAAGAAATAAATTAA
- a CDS encoding DUF1385 domain-containing protein produces the protein MKNKCSNVGGQAVIEGVMMRNGSLLATAVRKTSGEIVYKKTHFSENRKKLAKIPFIRGVVVLFDSLVTGIKELTFSANESEENEEEQMTNRDAILTTIVSLGLGILLFIVLPSLLGSFVFKSSRGYSNILEGVLRLVFFLLYVWIISFSKDVKRVFEYHGAEHKTIYTYENELELTPENAKEFTTLHPRCGTSFLLTVMLIAIIVFSSIDYLLPIPTTFIGKISLKVLLRVFLMPLIAGLSYEFQRFTSNHLDNKIIKSLALPGLYLQKLTTKEPDEKQLEVAIVALKVALDKEVTNAREVF, from the coding sequence ATGAAAAATAAATGTTCTAATGTAGGGGGGCAAGCTGTTATAGAAGGTGTTATGATGAGAAATGGTTCCTTGCTTGCAACAGCAGTTCGAAAAACAAGTGGGGAAATAGTTTATAAAAAAACTCATTTTTCAGAAAATAGAAAAAAATTAGCTAAAATTCCTTTTATTAGAGGAGTTGTAGTTTTATTTGATTCCCTTGTAACTGGAATTAAGGAATTAACATTTTCAGCTAATGAAAGTGAAGAAAATGAAGAAGAACAAATGACAAATAGAGATGCAATACTGACAACTATTGTATCCTTAGGACTAGGTATATTATTATTTATAGTTTTACCGTCTTTGTTAGGAAGTTTTGTTTTTAAATCAAGTAGAGGTTATTCAAATATACTTGAAGGAGTTTTAAGATTAGTATTCTTTTTATTATATGTATGGATAATTTCATTTTCTAAGGATGTAAAAAGAGTGTTTGAGTATCATGGAGCAGAGCATAAAACAATTTATACTTACGAAAATGAGTTAGAATTGACTCCAGAAAATGCTAAGGAATTTACAACACTACATCCAAGATGTGGAACTAGTTTTTTATTAACAGTAATGTTAATTGCAATAATAGTTTTCAGTAGTATAGACTATTTATTGCCAATACCAACAACATTTATAGGGAAAATATCTCTTAAAGTTTTGTTAAGAGTTTTCTTAATGCCTTTAATAGCAGGATTATCATATGAATTCCAAAGATTTACAAGTAATCATTTGGACAATAAAATTATAAAATCATTAGCTCTTCCAGGTTTATATCTTCAAAAATTAACAACAAAAGAACCAGATGAAAAACAATTGGAAGTTGCAATAGTTGCATTAAAAGTAGCTTTAGATAAGGAAGTAACAAACGCAAGGGAAGTTTTTTAG